One genomic window of Natronorubrum aibiense includes the following:
- a CDS encoding haloacid dehalogenase type II codes for MSFDPTAVETITVDSYGTLVDPAAVERTLETHVDDEHVQSVSNQWRSRSLMYTMVSNFTDSYQPFYDMNRDALRVALAGHGVDLDSETIEEILASYHDLDPFEDVRSGLAAIADAGYDVFVVSNGNPDMLESMVETADLESVLSGTISADEIRTFKPDSEIYRHAAARTGTPIESIAHVAGPTFDVQGAMHAGMQGVWINRTGGIWDPFADEPNLTIKTFDELAVELGV; via the coding sequence ATGTCATTCGATCCAACCGCCGTCGAAACGATCACCGTCGACTCGTATGGGACCCTCGTCGATCCGGCTGCCGTTGAACGAACACTCGAGACACACGTCGACGACGAACACGTCCAGTCGGTATCCAACCAGTGGCGTAGTCGCTCACTGATGTACACGATGGTGAGTAACTTCACCGACAGCTACCAACCGTTTTACGACATGAACCGCGATGCGCTACGAGTTGCGCTCGCAGGCCACGGCGTCGACCTCGACTCGGAGACGATCGAGGAAATCCTCGCTTCGTACCACGATCTCGATCCGTTCGAGGACGTCCGCAGCGGACTCGCAGCGATAGCCGACGCCGGGTACGACGTCTTCGTGGTCTCGAACGGCAATCCAGACATGCTCGAGTCGATGGTCGAGACGGCTGATCTCGAGTCAGTACTGTCGGGCACGATCAGTGCGGACGAGATTCGGACGTTCAAACCCGATAGCGAGATCTATCGACACGCGGCGGCACGAACGGGGACGCCGATCGAGTCGATCGCCCATGTCGCTGGGCCGACCTTCGACGTGCAGGGGGCGATGCACGCGGGCATGCAGGGGGTCTGGATCAATCGAACGGGTGGTATCTGGGATCCGTTCGCGGACGAGCCGAATCTGACGATCAAAACGTTCGACGAGTTAGCAGTCGAACTCGGCGTATAG